From Bdellovibrionales bacterium, the proteins below share one genomic window:
- a CDS encoding outer membrane beta-barrel protein: MISLRTMSLAVATLAILAPLSAQAATPTGWYVGGNTNLSYQTDADSKLSGVTDVFSYKTGWGLSGDAGYAWGNGIRTEAELLYRHSQVENVTGTGAGTAGGGIHNKALMGNVFYDFNTGTRLTPYLGAGVGTSLVDADAMRTVNGATLDDNDRVAFAYQGIAGFALALEGNWDFTADYRYFATPDVKFKTSAGVRAETENASHNLMMGIRYTFAQPKAKAEPMAETPAPAPAPVVASSKATPPVVAPVPQSYMVFFDFDKSVLTPEALRIIASAAEDYKKGGYVRLVVTGHTDTMGTAKYNQKLSERRAAAVKAEFIRLGVPAEGLMASGAGKGNLLVPTADHVREAQNRRAEIVMKK; encoded by the coding sequence ATGATTTCGCTTCGTACGATGAGCTTGGCTGTTGCGACACTCGCAATCCTCGCGCCGCTCTCGGCTCAAGCCGCAACGCCAACAGGCTGGTATGTTGGTGGCAACACGAACCTTTCCTATCAAACCGATGCTGACAGCAAATTGTCCGGCGTCACGGACGTTTTTAGCTACAAGACGGGCTGGGGCCTTTCGGGAGATGCCGGTTATGCTTGGGGCAATGGCATCCGTACAGAAGCCGAATTGCTGTATCGTCATTCTCAAGTGGAAAACGTAACCGGTACAGGCGCTGGCACAGCTGGCGGCGGCATTCATAACAAAGCTCTTATGGGCAATGTGTTCTATGACTTCAACACGGGCACGCGCCTGACGCCTTACCTTGGCGCTGGCGTTGGTACGTCGCTTGTTGACGCGGACGCTATGCGCACCGTCAATGGCGCAACGCTTGATGATAATGATCGCGTCGCCTTTGCTTATCAGGGTATCGCGGGCTTTGCGTTGGCCTTGGAAGGCAACTGGGACTTTACGGCGGATTACCGTTACTTCGCGACACCCGATGTTAAGTTTAAAACCAGCGCGGGTGTGCGGGCTGAAACAGAAAACGCCTCGCATAACCTGATGATGGGTATCCGTTATACCTTTGCGCAACCTAAGGCGAAGGCCGAGCCTATGGCGGAAACGCCAGCGCCGGCTCCTGCGCCTGTAGTGGCTTCGTCTAAGGCGACGCCTCCCGTGGTTGCGCCTGTTCCCCAAAGCTACATGGTGTTCTTTGACTTTGATAAGTCAGTGTTGACACCGGAAGCCTTGCGCATCATCGCGTCGGCGGCTGAGGACTATAAGAAGGGTGGCTATGTCCGCTTGGTTGTGACGGGTCACACCGACACGATGGGTACGGCTAAGTATAACCAGAAACTCTCCGAACGTCGCGCTGCGGCTGTGAAGGCTGAGTTCATCCGTTTGGGCGTTCCTGCTGAAGGTCTTATGGCCTCTGGCGCTGGCAAGGGTAACTTGCTTGTCCCGACCGCCGATCATGTGCGTGAGGCTCAAAACCGTCGCGCTGAAATCGTGATGAAGAAATAA